The following proteins are co-located in the Polyangiaceae bacterium genome:
- a CDS encoding cobalamin B12-binding domain-containing protein, producing the protein MQERDGVGRVRVLVAKPGLDGHDRGAKVVARALRDAGFEVVYTGLHQTPEMIAAAAVQEDVDAVGLSIMSGAHNTLFPAVIAALRARGGEDIPVFGGGIVPDGDLERLLAAGVKKVFRPGTPLDEIVGWVTENIQPKSL; encoded by the coding sequence ATGCAGGAACGAGACGGTGTAGGCAGGGTGCGCGTGTTGGTGGCCAAGCCGGGCCTCGACGGTCACGACCGCGGGGCCAAGGTGGTCGCGCGGGCGCTGCGCGATGCGGGTTTCGAGGTCGTCTACACGGGGCTACACCAGACGCCGGAGATGATCGCGGCCGCTGCGGTGCAAGAAGACGTGGATGCCGTGGGCCTCTCCATCATGAGCGGTGCGCACAACACGTTGTTTCCCGCCGTGATCGCCGCCCTGCGCGCGCGGGGGGGAGAGGACATTCCGGTCTTCGGCGGAGGCATCGTGCCGGACGGGGATCTGGAGCGGCTGCTCGCCGCGGGGGTCAAGAAGGTGTTTCGCCCAGGGACACCTCTGGACGAAATCGTCGGCTGGGTGACCGAGAACATCCAGCCGAAGAGTCTGTAG